One region of Algihabitans albus genomic DNA includes:
- a CDS encoding ABC transporter substrate-binding protein, giving the protein MQRSTSVSAPFIQTSGRTTLRILGTSVTLIEPIRAQAQADLGIDLDFTVLDGVNAQLSAVTKPNAFDVYDQWFHNMEIAWTSGAIQPVEIERIAQWDLVNDLSKHGSLRPGDPIGQGDAPVRQLYVRPDSRLSWQQSDRIVALPCVHNVDAFGYNTDAIDKGMAYATESWSWLLDARYAGRVGLLADPAIGVIDAALAAQAAGLMEFGDLGNLSITEIDALVRLLIAKKKAGHFGAFWSSVDEAVAQMRSGKVVIESLWSPGVVALKAAGVPVRTAAPKEGYRAWHGCLALSARISGRARDAAYEYLNWWLSGWPGAVMARQGYYISVPEPVKRHLTAAEWEYWFLGKPAREDLANPYGQTVVRAGEARNGGSYWDRVSHIRVWNSTMDEHNYLVRRWQDFLRA; this is encoded by the coding sequence ATGCAGCGATCGACGTCCGTCAGTGCGCCTTTCATTCAGACCAGCGGAAGAACGACGCTGCGGATCCTCGGGACCAGCGTTACGCTGATCGAGCCCATTCGCGCGCAGGCCCAAGCCGATCTCGGCATCGACCTCGACTTCACCGTCTTGGATGGCGTCAACGCTCAGTTGAGCGCCGTGACCAAGCCGAACGCCTTCGACGTTTACGATCAGTGGTTTCACAACATGGAGATCGCCTGGACCTCCGGAGCGATCCAGCCGGTCGAAATCGAGCGCATCGCGCAATGGGATCTGGTGAACGACCTGTCGAAGCACGGTTCGTTGCGGCCCGGAGATCCGATCGGGCAGGGCGATGCGCCGGTACGTCAGCTCTACGTTCGTCCGGACAGCCGGCTGAGCTGGCAGCAGAGCGACAGGATCGTCGCGCTGCCCTGTGTGCACAACGTCGATGCCTTCGGCTACAACACCGATGCGATCGACAAAGGCATGGCCTATGCGACCGAGAGTTGGAGCTGGCTGCTCGACGCGCGCTACGCGGGTCGGGTTGGGTTGCTGGCCGACCCGGCGATTGGCGTGATCGACGCGGCCTTGGCGGCGCAGGCCGCCGGGCTGATGGAGTTCGGCGACCTCGGCAATCTCTCGATCACCGAGATCGACGCTTTGGTCAGGCTGCTGATCGCCAAAAAAAAGGCCGGGCACTTCGGCGCTTTCTGGTCCTCCGTGGACGAGGCGGTCGCGCAGATGCGCAGCGGGAAGGTGGTGATCGAGAGCCTTTGGTCGCCCGGCGTCGTGGCGCTCAAGGCGGCCGGCGTTCCGGTTCGCACGGCCGCCCCCAAGGAAGGCTATCGGGCCTGGCATGGCTGTCTGGCGCTATCGGCACGGATCTCCGGGCGGGCGCGGGACGCGGCTTACGAATACCTCAACTGGTGGCTCTCCGGCTGGCCCGGCGCCGTGATGGCACGGCAAGGTTACTACATTTCCGTTCCGGAACCCGTGAAGCGGCATTTGACGGCGGCGGAGTGGGAGTACTGGTTCCTGGGAAAACCGGCCCGGGAGGATCTGGCCAACCCCTACGGCCAGACCGTCGTGCGGGCCGGCGAGGCGCGCAACGGCGGGTCTTACTGGGACCGCGTCTCGCACATCCGGGTTTGGAACTCCACGATGGACGAGCACAATTACCTCGTCCGCCGCTGGCAGGATTTCCTTCGGGCCTGA
- a CDS encoding ABC transporter ATP-binding protein has protein sequence MDYDLELAGLRKVYPDGTVAVSGFDLKVERGEFVSFVGPSGCGKTTTLRMIAGFEQITDGEVRVRGKRINELPPEKRPTSTIFQNFALFPHMNVRQNVEYGLAVKGLSKAERHDKAERIMDKLDLLDIADRREGGLSGGQRQRVALARGLVVEPDILLLDEPLGALDANLRKSIQQELKLLQRTLGVTFIFVTHAQSEALILSDRVIVMNRGNVEQISDPYELYTRPKTPFVARFIGRNTILDGKLSAVGAGDAVLDTGFGPLRGTLNDPNLGVGAPASIVVPAEAIDVHPGNSADEQAIAGSYAGNLIRGRVADATLVGHTVSMTVRFDNGSSLQVDSHVSKYADELTRLDAPVLVGWAPNEATVIRQGS, from the coding sequence ATGGATTACGATCTCGAACTGGCGGGGCTTCGCAAGGTCTATCCTGATGGCACGGTCGCCGTGTCGGGGTTCGACCTGAAGGTCGAGCGGGGCGAGTTCGTCTCCTTCGTCGGCCCGTCCGGCTGCGGCAAGACAACCACGCTGCGGATGATCGCCGGCTTCGAGCAGATCACCGACGGCGAGGTGCGGGTGCGCGGCAAGCGCATCAACGAACTGCCGCCGGAAAAACGTCCGACCTCTACGATCTTCCAGAACTTCGCACTCTTTCCGCACATGAACGTGCGGCAGAACGTGGAGTACGGACTGGCCGTCAAGGGTTTGTCAAAGGCCGAGCGGCACGACAAGGCCGAGCGCATCATGGACAAGCTCGATCTGCTCGACATTGCTGATCGCCGGGAAGGCGGTTTGTCCGGCGGTCAGCGTCAACGCGTCGCCCTGGCCCGGGGTCTGGTCGTGGAACCGGATATCCTGTTGCTCGACGAGCCGCTCGGTGCGCTCGATGCCAATCTGCGCAAGTCGATTCAGCAGGAACTCAAGCTCCTGCAGCGTACGTTGGGCGTGACTTTCATTTTCGTCACCCATGCCCAGTCCGAGGCGCTGATCCTGTCCGACCGTGTGATCGTGATGAACCGCGGCAACGTCGAGCAGATCAGCGATCCCTACGAGCTCTACACGCGGCCAAAGACGCCCTTCGTGGCGCGCTTCATCGGCCGCAACACCATTCTCGACGGCAAGCTGAGCGCAGTGGGGGCTGGCGACGCGGTACTCGATACGGGATTCGGTCCTCTGCGCGGGACGCTCAACGACCCGAACCTCGGGGTCGGAGCGCCGGCCAGCATCGTCGTACCCGCCGAGGCGATCGACGTGCATCCCGGTAACTCCGCAGACGAGCAGGCGATTGCAGGGTCCTATGCCGGCAACCTGATTCGGGGCCGGGTCGCCGATGCAACCCTGGTCGGCCATACCGTTTCCATGACCGTGCGCTTCGACAACGGCAGCAGCCTGCAAGTCGACAGCCACGTCAGCAAGTACGCCGACGAACTGACCCGGCTGGACGCGCCGGTTCTCGTCGGCTGGGCACCCAACGAGGCAACCGTCATCAGGCAGGGCTCGTGA
- a CDS encoding amidase — translation MTDPAQASHLSAAALGRQIAAGLYDAVDVCEVFLERIAAYGDSTVFIRVTPERARSEAAASRERHRAGRPLGPLDGVPVAWKDLFDMTGERTTAGSQLYREAPPAKVDAAAVSNLSAAGMVALGKVNLTEFAYSGLGLNPHFGSPRNPNDAITARVAGGSSSGSGVAVAAGLAPCSIGTDTGGSVRIPAALNGVVGLKTSERRIPKQGCFALSHTLDTVGPLARSVEDCILLDAALRGEIPGRFAQANLRGLRLVVPTNVVQEDLDEAVAANFERSLDRISEAGAKVEHRKLDLLEEVQRVAVDYGSLTAVEAYQVHYRHIESADVDAIDPRVVARILGGKTMSGRDVIEVQEARKRLAQELHVALAGALLVMPTCPHTAPEAAPLDEDQELFHRANLKTLRNTMIGNFLGTCGLAIPNGRDPLGLPTSILVSAPGGEDERLLTYGRAFERAVGAD, via the coding sequence ATGACGGATCCGGCACAGGCATCCCATCTTTCCGCGGCCGCGCTCGGCCGACAAATCGCCGCCGGCCTCTACGACGCCGTCGATGTCTGCGAGGTTTTTCTGGAGCGGATTGCTGCCTACGGGGACTCGACCGTCTTCATAAGGGTCACGCCCGAGCGCGCCCGCAGCGAGGCAGCGGCCAGTCGCGAGCGGCATCGCGCGGGTCGGCCGCTGGGTCCGCTGGATGGTGTCCCGGTGGCCTGGAAAGACCTGTTCGACATGACCGGCGAGCGGACCACGGCCGGTTCGCAACTCTACCGCGAGGCCCCACCGGCGAAGGTCGATGCCGCGGCGGTTTCTAATCTTTCGGCGGCGGGGATGGTTGCGCTCGGCAAGGTCAACCTGACCGAGTTCGCCTACTCCGGGCTCGGCCTCAACCCGCATTTCGGTTCCCCGCGCAATCCCAACGACGCGATTACCGCGCGGGTGGCCGGCGGGTCGTCCTCCGGCTCCGGTGTGGCCGTGGCTGCGGGACTGGCGCCCTGTTCCATCGGTACCGATACGGGCGGGTCCGTTCGTATCCCGGCCGCGCTCAACGGCGTCGTCGGTCTTAAGACCTCGGAGCGGCGTATTCCCAAACAGGGGTGTTTTGCGCTGTCGCATACGCTCGATACGGTCGGTCCCCTGGCGCGCAGTGTGGAGGACTGCATTCTGCTCGACGCCGCTCTGCGCGGCGAGATTCCGGGGCGCTTCGCGCAGGCGAACTTGCGGGGGTTGCGCCTGGTCGTGCCAACCAACGTCGTCCAGGAAGATCTGGACGAGGCGGTCGCGGCCAATTTCGAGCGATCGCTCGACCGTATCTCGGAGGCCGGTGCGAAAGTAGAGCACCGCAAGCTCGACCTGCTCGAGGAGGTTCAGCGGGTGGCCGTGGACTACGGCTCGTTGACCGCCGTCGAAGCCTATCAGGTGCACTATCGCCATATCGAAAGCGCGGACGTCGACGCGATCGACCCGCGCGTCGTCGCGCGCATCCTGGGGGGTAAGACCATGAGCGGACGCGACGTGATCGAGGTGCAGGAGGCGCGCAAGCGCCTGGCCCAGGAGCTCCATGTCGCCTTGGCCGGCGCGCTGCTGGTCATGCCGACCTGTCCGCACACCGCGCCGGAGGCCGCGCCTTTGGACGAAGACCAGGAGCTGTTCCATCGCGCGAACCTGAAGACCTTGCGCAATACCATGATCGGCAATTTCCTGGGCACCTGCGGACTGGCCATCCCGAACGGCCGGGATCCGCTCGGCCTTCCAACCTCCATTCTGGTTTCCGCTCCGGGGGGCGAGGACGAGCGACTGTTGACCTACGGCCGCGCGTTCGAGCGCGCCGTTGGAGCGGACTGA
- a CDS encoding polysaccharide deacetylase family protein: protein MPKQIKCAFGVDVDAVAGWLGSYGGEDSPDDISRGLFSGEVGSPRLLKLFDRWGIKTSWFIPGHSIETFPEQMKAVAEAGHEIGMHGYSHENPIAMTPEQEETVMDKCIDLITDLCGRRPTGYVAPWWEFSRVSNELLLKKGIKYDHSLMHNDFTPYYVRVGDSWTKIDFSKTPEEWMKPLVRGEETDLIEIPANWYLDDLPPMMFIKKAPNSHGFVNPRDIEQMWRDQFDWVYREMDYAAFTMTIHPDVSGRPQVLMMLERLYEHIIKHPGVEFMTMNDIADDFVARHPRQKQAAE from the coding sequence ATGCCCAAACAGATCAAATGCGCGTTCGGTGTCGACGTGGACGCCGTTGCCGGCTGGCTCGGGTCCTACGGCGGCGAGGACTCGCCGGACGACATCTCGCGCGGTCTCTTCTCGGGCGAAGTGGGATCGCCGCGTCTGCTCAAGCTGTTCGACCGCTGGGGAATCAAGACGAGCTGGTTCATTCCCGGCCACTCGATCGAAACCTTCCCCGAGCAGATGAAGGCGGTGGCGGAGGCCGGCCACGAGATTGGCATGCACGGCTACAGCCATGAGAACCCGATCGCCATGACGCCTGAGCAGGAAGAGACGGTCATGGACAAGTGCATCGACCTGATCACCGACCTCTGCGGACGGCGACCCACCGGTTACGTCGCGCCCTGGTGGGAGTTCAGCCGGGTGTCGAACGAGCTGCTGCTCAAGAAAGGCATCAAGTACGATCATAGCCTGATGCACAACGACTTCACGCCCTACTACGTCCGCGTCGGCGACTCTTGGACCAAGATCGACTTCTCCAAGACGCCCGAGGAATGGATGAAGCCGCTGGTGCGCGGCGAGGAAACCGATCTGATCGAGATCCCGGCCAACTGGTATCTCGACGACCTGCCGCCGATGATGTTCATCAAGAAGGCGCCGAACAGTCACGGTTTCGTCAATCCGCGCGATATCGAGCAGATGTGGCGCGACCAGTTCGACTGGGTCTATCGCGAGATGGACTACGCGGCCTTCACCATGACGATTCATCCCGACGTCTCCGGCCGGCCGCAGGTGTTGATGATGCTCGAGCGACTGTACGAGCACATCATCAAGCATCCGGGTGTGGAGTTCATGACGATGAACGACATCGCCGACGACTTCGTTGCCCGTCATCCGCGTCAGAAGCAGGCGGCGGAGTAG
- a CDS encoding CobW family GTP-binding protein, translating to MSESDREIRLLPVNVLTGFLGSGKTTLLGRMLASPAFAETAVLINEFGEVGLDHHLIEQVDEGVLLLRSGCICCTIRSDLQDSLRDLYSRRARGQIPQFKRLVIETTGLADPVPIVSTLLSDPVICNHFRLGNIICTVDAVNGAGQLDRQPESVKQAAIADRLVVTKVDLAARGRIAALRARLKRLNPAAVLSEADNAAIDPELLLAQDLHDPAHKAAEVARWLEAEASELPDPRRSRRGAGNEQAHDHSAHDRPADVNRHDADISAFALTFDRPLDWTAFGIWLSMLLQAHGEDVLRVKGLLNVVDVATPVVVHAVQHLIHPPLHLPRWPSADRRSRLVFIARGLSRESVERSLNAFNRLGDRLHEPV from the coding sequence GTGAGCGAGAGTGATCGCGAGATCCGTCTATTGCCGGTCAATGTCTTGACCGGATTTTTGGGTAGCGGCAAGACGACCCTCCTCGGTCGCATGCTGGCCAGTCCTGCTTTTGCCGAAACGGCCGTTCTGATCAACGAGTTTGGCGAGGTCGGGCTTGACCACCACCTGATCGAGCAGGTCGACGAAGGTGTCCTGCTGCTTCGGAGTGGCTGCATCTGCTGCACGATCCGAAGCGATTTGCAGGACTCGCTGCGCGATCTCTACTCTCGGCGCGCGCGCGGCCAGATCCCGCAGTTCAAGCGCCTGGTGATCGAAACGACCGGCCTGGCCGATCCGGTGCCGATCGTTTCGACCTTGCTGTCCGACCCGGTGATCTGCAACCACTTCCGGTTGGGTAACATCATCTGCACGGTCGATGCGGTGAACGGCGCGGGCCAGTTGGATCGACAGCCTGAATCGGTCAAGCAGGCGGCAATCGCCGACCGTCTCGTCGTGACGAAAGTCGATCTGGCCGCGCGCGGTCGTATTGCCGCCCTGCGCGCCCGGCTGAAGCGGCTCAATCCGGCGGCCGTGCTGAGCGAAGCCGACAATGCGGCGATCGACCCCGAACTGCTGCTGGCTCAGGACCTGCACGATCCGGCGCATAAAGCCGCCGAGGTGGCGCGGTGGCTGGAGGCCGAAGCCTCGGAACTGCCGGATCCCCGACGTAGCCGGCGCGGTGCCGGCAACGAGCAGGCTCACGATCACTCCGCTCACGATCGCCCCGCCGACGTCAACCGGCACGACGCCGACATCTCCGCTTTCGCGCTGACCTTCGACCGGCCGCTCGATTGGACGGCGTTCGGGATCTGGCTGAGCATGCTGCTCCAGGCGCACGGCGAAGACGTGCTGCGGGTCAAAGGTCTTCTCAACGTGGTCGATGTAGCGACCCCGGTGGTCGTTCATGCGGTGCAGCACCTGATCCATCCACCGCTCCACCTGCCGCGCTGGCCCAGCGCCGACCGGCGCTCGCGCCTGGTCTTCATCGCGCGGGGGCTGTCGCGCGAATCCGTCGAACGCTCTCTCAACGCCTTCAATCGCCTTGGGGACCGGCTGCATGAACCGGTTTAG